Proteins from a genomic interval of Pantoea deleyi:
- a CDS encoding c-type cytochrome, whose amino-acid sequence MKNGILALILGALSFSALAESGQDDLLKRGEYLARAGDCVACHTSKGGAPFAGGLPMATPIGTIYSTNITPDPETGIGDYSYDDFQKAVRHGVAKNGDTLYPAMPFPSYAVVSDEDMKALYAWFMHGVAPVKQANRESDIPWPLSMRWPLAIWRGIFAPDVKAFQPAPQEDPVLARGRYLVEGLGHCGACHTPRSITMQEKALNNEEGSDYLSGSSAPIDGWTASNLRGDNRDGLGRWSEEDLRQFLRYGRNDQTAAFGGMTDVVEHSLQHLSDEDITAIARYLKSLGAKDPHQAAFSVDDATAKALWKGDDSQTGAATYVDSCAACHKTDGSGYKRFYPALRGNPVVLADDPTSLIHIVLVGGQLPGVNGAPSTITMPAFGWRLNDQQVADVVNFVRNSWGNTASEPVSAKQVAALRKDEKDRLGSADIRVLEGK is encoded by the coding sequence ATGAAAAATGGCATTCTGGCTCTGATTCTGGGCGCGCTGTCGTTCTCTGCACTGGCGGAAAGCGGTCAGGACGATCTGCTTAAGCGGGGTGAATATCTGGCGCGCGCCGGTGACTGTGTGGCCTGCCACACCAGCAAAGGCGGCGCACCGTTTGCCGGCGGGCTGCCGATGGCAACCCCGATTGGCACCATCTACTCCACCAACATCACGCCCGATCCTGAGACCGGTATCGGCGACTACAGCTATGACGACTTCCAGAAAGCGGTGCGTCACGGCGTGGCAAAAAATGGCGATACGCTCTATCCGGCGATGCCTTTCCCCTCTTATGCGGTGGTCAGCGACGAGGATATGAAGGCGCTCTACGCCTGGTTCATGCATGGTGTCGCCCCGGTTAAGCAGGCGAATCGGGAAAGCGACATTCCGTGGCCGCTGTCGATGCGCTGGCCGCTGGCGATCTGGCGCGGAATCTTTGCGCCCGATGTGAAAGCCTTCCAGCCTGCACCGCAGGAAGATCCGGTGCTGGCGCGTGGTCGCTATCTGGTTGAGGGCCTGGGCCACTGCGGCGCCTGCCACACGCCTCGCAGCATCACCATGCAGGAGAAGGCGCTGAACAACGAAGAGGGAAGCGACTATCTGTCAGGCAGCAGCGCACCGATTGATGGCTGGACCGCCAGCAATCTGCGCGGCGACAACCGTGACGGACTGGGACGCTGGAGCGAAGAGGATCTGCGTCAGTTCCTGCGTTATGGCCGCAACGATCAGACCGCCGCATTCGGTGGCATGACCGATGTGGTGGAGCACAGCCTGCAACACCTGAGCGACGAGGATATCACGGCGATTGCGCGCTACCTGAAATCCCTGGGCGCGAAAGATCCGCATCAGGCGGCGTTCAGCGTGGATGATGCGACCGCAAAAGCGCTGTGGAAGGGCGACGACAGCCAGACAGGAGCCGCAACCTATGTCGATAGCTGCGCGGCCTGTCACAAAACCGACGGCAGCGGCTATAAGCGCTTCTATCCGGCGCTGCGTGGCAATCCGGTGGTGCTGGCGGACGATCCGACCTCGCTGATCCATATCGTGCTGGTGGGCGGGCAGTTGCCTGGCGTCAATGGCGCACCGTCGACGATTACCATGCCGGCATTTGGCTGGCGCCTTAACGACCAGCAGGTGGCGGACGTGGTGAACTTCGTGCGTAACAGCTGGGGCAACACGGCGTCAGAGCCGGTCAGCGCGAAGCAGGTAGCAGCGCTGCGGAAAGATGAGAAAGACCGGCTGGGCAGTGCCGATATCCGGGTACTGGAAGGCAAGTAA
- a CDS encoding GMC family oxidoreductase, producing the protein MANEMKKVDAVIVGFGWAGAIMAKELTEAGLNVVALERGPHRDTYPDGAYPQSIDELTYNVRKKLFQDLSKSTVTIRHDASQTAVPYRQLAAFLPGTGTGGAGLHWSGVHFRVDPIELRMRSHYEERYGKHFIPEGMTIQDFGVTYDELEPFFDKAEKVFGTSGSAWSIKGKVVGKEKGGNPFAPDRSDNFPLPAQKRTYSAQLFAQAAESVGYHPYDLPSANTSGPYTNTYGAQMGPCNFCGYCSGYACYMYSKASPNVNILPALRQEPKFELRNNAYVLRVNLSDDKKRATGVTYVDGQGRELVQPADLVILSAFQFHNVHLMLLSGIGKPYNPITNEGTVGRNFAYQNLSTLKALFDKNTTTNPFIGAGGAGVGVDDFNADNFDHGPLGFVGGSPFWVNQAGTKPISGLPVPAGTPNWGSKWKAAVADTYTHHLSMDAHGAHQSYRANYLDLDPNYKDAYGQPLLRMTFDWQENDIRMAQFMVGKMHKIAEAMNPKMIIGGAKKPGTHFDSTVYQTTHISGGAIMGDDPKTSAVNRYLQSWDVPNVFVPGASAFPQGLGYNPTGMVAALTYWSAKAIREHYLKNPGPLVQA; encoded by the coding sequence ATGGCAAACGAAATGAAAAAAGTGGATGCGGTCATTGTCGGTTTTGGCTGGGCAGGCGCCATCATGGCGAAAGAGCTGACCGAAGCGGGCCTGAACGTCGTGGCGCTGGAACGCGGACCGCATCGCGATACCTATCCCGATGGTGCCTATCCGCAGTCGATTGATGAGCTGACCTACAACGTCCGCAAAAAACTGTTCCAGGATCTCTCCAAAAGCACCGTCACCATTCGTCACGATGCGTCACAGACGGCGGTGCCTTATCGCCAGCTGGCCGCCTTCTTACCCGGCACCGGCACCGGCGGCGCGGGCCTGCACTGGTCTGGCGTCCATTTCCGTGTCGATCCGATTGAGCTGCGGATGCGCAGCCACTACGAAGAGCGCTACGGCAAGCATTTCATCCCGGAAGGCATGACGATTCAGGACTTTGGCGTCACCTACGATGAGCTGGAGCCGTTCTTCGACAAAGCGGAAAAAGTCTTTGGCACCTCGGGCAGCGCCTGGAGCATCAAGGGCAAAGTGGTCGGCAAAGAGAAGGGCGGCAACCCGTTTGCGCCCGATCGTTCAGATAACTTCCCGCTGCCCGCGCAGAAGCGCACCTACTCGGCGCAGCTCTTTGCTCAGGCTGCCGAATCGGTCGGCTATCACCCCTACGATCTGCCGTCCGCCAATACCTCTGGCCCCTATACCAATACCTATGGCGCGCAGATGGGGCCGTGTAACTTCTGTGGCTACTGCAGCGGCTACGCCTGCTACATGTATTCCAAGGCTTCGCCGAACGTCAATATCCTGCCCGCCCTGCGCCAGGAACCGAAGTTTGAGCTGCGTAACAACGCCTATGTCCTGCGGGTGAATCTCAGCGACGACAAAAAACGCGCCACCGGCGTAACCTATGTGGATGGTCAGGGACGTGAGCTGGTTCAGCCTGCCGATCTGGTGATCCTCTCCGCTTTCCAGTTCCACAACGTGCATCTGATGCTGCTCTCCGGCATCGGCAAGCCCTACAACCCCATCACCAATGAAGGCACGGTGGGGCGCAACTTCGCCTATCAGAACCTCTCGACGCTGAAGGCGCTGTTCGACAAAAACACCACCACCAACCCGTTTATCGGCGCGGGTGGCGCGGGCGTTGGCGTGGATGATTTCAACGCGGATAACTTCGACCACGGGCCACTGGGCTTCGTCGGCGGCTCGCCATTCTGGGTCAACCAGGCGGGCACCAAACCCATCTCCGGCCTGCCGGTACCGGCGGGCACGCCAAACTGGGGCAGCAAATGGAAGGCGGCGGTCGCGGATACCTACACCCATCATCTGTCGATGGACGCGCACGGTGCGCATCAGTCCTACCGCGCTAACTATCTCGATCTCGACCCCAACTACAAAGATGCCTACGGACAGCCTCTGCTGCGTATGACCTTTGACTGGCAGGAGAACGACATCAGGATGGCGCAGTTCATGGTCGGCAAAATGCACAAAATCGCGGAAGCGATGAATCCGAAGATGATCATCGGCGGTGCGAAAAAGCCGGGCACGCATTTTGACTCCACGGTCTATCAGACCACCCACATCAGTGGCGGCGCGATCATGGGCGACGATCCGAAAACCAGCGCGGTTAACCGTTATCTGCAAAGCTGGGATGTCCCGAATGTGTTTGTACCGGGCGCGTCCGCCTTCCCGCAGGGTCTGGGCTATAACCCAACCGGCATGGTAGCGGCGCTGACCTACTGGTCAGCCAAAGCGATTCGCGAACACTACCTGAAAAACCCCGGCCCACTGGTACAGGCATAA
- a CDS encoding gluconate 2-dehydrogenase subunit 3 family protein — protein MSEQKKGHSRRDFLLKTITLAPAMAVGSTAMGALSLPLAAQAAETPAAPQQARDYQPAWFTPEEYAFITAAVARLIPRDERGPGALEAGVPEFIDRQMNTPYATGSNWYMQGPFNPDLPKELGYQLPLVPQQIYRLGLADADRYSKQQHGKVFAQLSGEQQDALLQAMESGSAEFSQLPANVFFSFLLQNTREGFFSDPIHGGNQGMVGWRLINFPGARADFMDWVERGEHYPFPSVSIRGERS, from the coding sequence ATGTCAGAACAAAAAAAGGGTCATTCACGCAGGGATTTTTTGCTGAAGACAATTACCCTGGCGCCTGCAATGGCGGTCGGGTCCACCGCGATGGGAGCGCTCTCCCTGCCGCTGGCCGCGCAGGCGGCTGAGACGCCTGCGGCACCCCAGCAGGCGCGTGATTACCAGCCCGCCTGGTTTACACCGGAAGAGTATGCCTTTATCACCGCCGCCGTCGCACGGCTCATTCCCCGCGACGAACGCGGGCCGGGCGCGCTGGAAGCGGGCGTGCCGGAGTTTATCGATCGTCAGATGAATACGCCGTACGCCACGGGATCGAACTGGTATATGCAGGGGCCGTTTAACCCTGACCTGCCGAAAGAGCTGGGTTACCAGCTGCCGCTGGTGCCGCAGCAGATCTACCGTCTGGGGCTGGCCGATGCCGATCGCTACAGCAAACAGCAGCACGGCAAGGTGTTCGCCCAGCTCAGCGGCGAGCAGCAGGATGCCCTGCTGCAGGCAATGGAGAGCGGCAGCGCTGAATTCAGCCAGCTGCCGGCAAACGTTTTCTTTAGTTTCCTGCTGCAGAACACCCGCGAAGGCTTCTTCAGCGATCCCATCCACGGCGGAAATCAGGGCATGGTGGGCTGGCGGCTCATCAACTTCCCTGGCGCACGCGCCGACTTTATGGACTGGGTAGAGCGCGGTGAACACTATCCGTTCCCGTCAGTGTCGATTCGCGGAGAGAGAAGTTAA
- the sbmA gene encoding peptide antibiotic transporter SbmA — MFKSFFPRPALFFSSAAVWSLIAIFAWFGFASDLPGIWPTFEAAIKAPLPTTAARFIAASQLWFYLYYWIMVTLFAVAWRIIDPHPWQRWSVWGSALIIFVTWFGVQVGVAINAWYGPFYDLIQKALTKAGSVEISAFYHEVFAFLGIALIAVVIGVLNSFFISHWVFRWRSAMNNYYMHNWQRLRHVEGAAQRVQEDTMRFATTLENWGVSFIQAIMTLVAFLPVLVALSHHVKDIPILGNIPYALVIAAVLWSVFGTGLLALVGIKLPGLEFRNQRVEAAYRKELVYGEDHADRARPQTVQELFSQVRVNYFRLYFHYLYFNITRILYLQVDNVFGLFLLFPSIVAGTITLGLLNQITNVFDQVRGSFQYLISSWSTLIELMSIYKRLRSFEQILDDVPHDEMMREASEEV, encoded by the coding sequence ATGTTTAAGTCTTTTTTTCCGCGGCCAGCGCTGTTTTTCAGCTCTGCGGCTGTCTGGAGCTTAATTGCGATTTTTGCCTGGTTTGGCTTTGCCAGCGATTTGCCCGGCATCTGGCCCACGTTTGAAGCCGCGATCAAAGCGCCGCTGCCGACCACGGCCGCACGCTTTATCGCCGCCAGCCAGCTCTGGTTCTATCTCTATTACTGGATTATGGTCACGCTATTCGCCGTGGCCTGGCGGATTATCGATCCGCATCCGTGGCAGCGCTGGTCGGTGTGGGGCTCCGCGCTGATTATCTTTGTCACCTGGTTTGGTGTGCAGGTCGGGGTGGCGATTAACGCCTGGTATGGCCCCTTCTACGATCTCATTCAGAAAGCGCTGACCAAAGCGGGATCGGTCGAGATTTCAGCCTTTTATCATGAGGTGTTCGCCTTCCTGGGCATCGCACTGATCGCCGTGGTGATTGGCGTCCTTAACTCATTCTTTATCAGTCACTGGGTCTTCCGCTGGCGTAGCGCCATGAATAACTACTATATGCACAACTGGCAGCGTCTGCGTCATGTGGAAGGGGCCGCGCAGCGTGTGCAGGAAGACACCATGCGGTTTGCGACCACGCTGGAAAACTGGGGGGTCAGTTTTATTCAGGCGATTATGACGCTGGTGGCGTTTTTACCGGTGCTGGTGGCGCTCTCTCATCACGTTAAAGATATCCCCATTCTGGGCAACATTCCTTATGCGCTGGTGATTGCCGCGGTGCTCTGGTCGGTGTTTGGCACCGGGTTGCTGGCGCTGGTGGGGATCAAGCTGCCGGGACTGGAGTTCCGCAATCAGCGGGTGGAGGCGGCTTACCGTAAAGAGCTGGTCTACGGCGAAGATCATGCCGATCGCGCCAGGCCGCAGACGGTGCAGGAGCTGTTCAGCCAGGTGCGGGTGAACTACTTCCGCCTCTACTTCCACTATCTCTACTTCAACATCACCCGCATTCTCTATCTGCAGGTCGATAACGTGTTTGGTCTGTTCCTGCTGTTCCCGTCGATTGTGGCAGGCACCATCACGCTGGGCTTACTCAACCAGATCACCAACGTGTTTGATCAGGTGCGCGGCTCATTCCAGTATCTGATCTCCTCCTGGTCCACGCTGATTGAGCTGATGTCGATCTACAAACGTCTGCGCAGCTTTGAGCAGATTCTGGATGATGTGCCGCACGATGAGATGATGCGCGAAGCGTCGGAAGAGGTGTAA
- a CDS encoding DUF1471 domain-containing protein: protein MKSIKTFAAVIALSVLPFASFAQSVTAVDSTLDGAEAKIAAQAQDAGASYKITEAYTNNGVHMTAELLK, encoded by the coding sequence ATGAAATCTATCAAAACTTTTGCAGCTGTTATCGCGCTCTCTGTTCTGCCATTCGCCAGCTTTGCGCAATCTGTGACCGCCGTCGACTCTACGCTGGATGGTGCAGAAGCGAAAATCGCTGCCCAGGCTCAGGATGCTGGTGCTTCATATAAAATCACCGAAGCTTACACCAACAACGGCGTTCACATGACCGCTGAGCTGCTGAAATAA
- a CDS encoding MFS transporter, whose protein sequence is MSLTTEVADEVSSPTRPAWGAVFAMAFGVFSLITAEFLPVSLLTPMAHSLGVSEGQAGQTVTVTALVALFTSLVIGSVTRRIDRRIVMLVFSLLLIASALMVAFAADLTVILLARVLLGMAIGGFWTLSTAITMRLVPTDQVPRALSIVFSGISLATIIATPLGSYLGGLVGWRNIFMLTAGLGSVALLWQFFTLPDMPAENRDRNGGVLALLRIGVMRWGMLAVIMMFTGHFAFFTYLRPFLEGVAQFSLNQLSLALLAFGVANFLGTSLAGFLVTRSVSLTLCGMALLMSVTALLLVTFGHVGWLVGAGVAIWGMAFGSMPTGWSTWISRAVPDDAESGGGLLVATIQLAITVGAAAGGWMFDLRGAGGVFVASGVLMLLAALTLFSRVRHHG, encoded by the coding sequence ATGAGTCTGACAACCGAAGTGGCTGATGAGGTTTCCTCGCCTACCCGTCCCGCGTGGGGCGCGGTCTTTGCGATGGCGTTTGGGGTGTTCAGCCTGATTACCGCCGAATTTTTACCCGTCAGTCTGCTGACGCCGATGGCCCACAGTCTGGGCGTCTCAGAAGGGCAGGCGGGACAGACCGTGACCGTCACGGCGCTGGTGGCGCTGTTTACCAGCCTGGTCATCGGCAGCGTCACACGCCGTATCGATCGCCGCATCGTGATGCTGGTCTTCTCGCTGCTGCTGATCGCTTCGGCGCTGATGGTGGCCTTTGCGGCTGACCTGACGGTGATCCTGCTGGCGCGGGTGCTGCTGGGGATGGCCATCGGGGGATTCTGGACGCTCTCGACCGCTATCACCATGCGGCTGGTGCCCACCGACCAGGTGCCGCGTGCGCTCTCGATTGTCTTCAGCGGTATCTCGCTGGCGACGATTATCGCTACCCCGCTGGGCAGCTATCTGGGCGGGCTGGTGGGCTGGCGTAACATCTTTATGCTGACCGCCGGACTGGGCAGCGTGGCGCTGCTGTGGCAGTTCTTTACGCTGCCCGACATGCCCGCAGAGAACAGGGATCGCAACGGCGGGGTGCTGGCGCTGCTTCGGATAGGCGTCATGCGCTGGGGGATGCTGGCGGTAATCATGATGTTTACCGGTCACTTTGCCTTCTTTACCTACCTGCGTCCGTTCCTGGAGGGGGTGGCGCAGTTCAGCCTCAATCAGCTGTCGCTGGCGCTGCTGGCCTTTGGCGTGGCCAACTTCTTGGGCACCTCGCTGGCCGGTTTCCTGGTCACCCGCAGCGTGTCGCTGACGCTGTGCGGGATGGCGCTGCTGATGAGCGTTACCGCGCTGCTGCTGGTCACGTTTGGCCATGTCGGCTGGCTGGTCGGCGCGGGCGTGGCGATCTGGGGAATGGCGTTTGGTTCGATGCCGACCGGCTGGTCAACCTGGATTTCGCGTGCGGTACCGGACGATGCGGAATCGGGCGGCGGGCTGCTGGTCGCCACTATTCAGCTGGCGATTACCGTCGGGGCGGCGGCGGGCGGCTGGATGTTTGATCTGCGCGGTGCGGGCGGCGTCTTTGTCGCCAGCGGGGTGCTGATGCTGCTGGCCGCGCTGACCCTCTTCAGCCGGGTCAGACACCACGGCTAA
- a CDS encoding AraC family transcriptional regulator, protein MSHYGDLTSELLMGMRLYGVNYQRIAVSAPFGLHYDSAPGRAQFHFVGRGSLLVRSASGELIQLNSGDALLVPHGKPHSLISGEEAACQCIKNMASKPLCDSVCTIAAPEGACDDEHSVLLFSACMAFELGGMQPLINTMPDVMLVSTLLSQYPEIQPILAAMERESRTRQAGFAGILSRLADVVAALIVRGWVENGCGESSGLVQAMRDPRLSQAIAAMHREPGENWTVARLASVAGCSRSVFAGRFLNATGMTPLRYLTELRMRLAVQRIVNHGEAVEAVAFHLGYGSIAAFSRAFKRIVGQSPGALRAGRDGPQALAS, encoded by the coding sequence ATGAGCCATTATGGAGATCTGACCAGCGAACTGCTGATGGGCATGCGTCTGTATGGCGTCAACTACCAGCGTATCGCGGTCAGTGCGCCGTTCGGACTGCATTACGACTCTGCGCCGGGCCGGGCGCAGTTTCACTTTGTCGGACGCGGTTCGCTGCTGGTGCGCAGTGCCTCCGGTGAGCTGATCCAGCTCAACAGTGGCGATGCGCTGCTGGTGCCGCACGGTAAGCCGCACAGCCTGATTTCAGGCGAAGAGGCCGCCTGCCAGTGTATTAAGAACATGGCGAGCAAGCCGCTCTGCGACAGCGTCTGCACCATCGCCGCGCCGGAAGGCGCCTGTGATGACGAGCACAGCGTGCTGCTGTTCAGCGCCTGCATGGCGTTTGAGCTGGGCGGGATGCAGCCGCTGATCAACACCATGCCGGATGTGATGCTGGTGAGCACCCTGCTGTCGCAGTATCCGGAAATACAGCCGATTCTGGCGGCGATGGAGCGGGAGTCCCGCACCCGCCAGGCCGGGTTCGCCGGGATTCTGTCGCGTCTGGCCGATGTGGTCGCCGCCCTGATCGTGCGCGGCTGGGTGGAGAACGGCTGCGGAGAGTCCAGCGGACTGGTGCAGGCGATGCGCGATCCCCGCCTCAGCCAGGCGATAGCCGCCATGCATCGCGAGCCGGGCGAAAACTGGACGGTCGCGCGGCTGGCCAGCGTGGCGGGCTGTTCACGCTCGGTGTTTGCCGGACGGTTTCTCAACGCCACCGGCATGACGCCCTTGCGCTACCTGACGGAATTGCGGATGCGTCTGGCGGTGCAGCGGATTGTGAACCACGGTGAAGCGGTGGAAGCCGTAGCGTTTCATCTCGGCTACGGCTCGATTGCGGCGTTCAGTCGCGCCTTTAAGCGGATTGTCGGCCAGTCACCGGGGGCGCTGCGGGCCGGACGCGACGGCCCGCAGGCGCTGGCGTCTTAA
- a CDS encoding methyl-accepting chemotaxis protein, with amino-acid sequence MRNNQPVSQHEYLFDDHATLMSTTDLNSYITYANDAFIDVSGFTADEINGQPHNLVRHPDMPPEAFADMWATLKQGEPWTALVKNRRKNGDHYWVRANAIPVVRDGKVQGYMSVRTKPTAEEVRQSEARYQDFREGRARGRRFYKGLLIHSGWRRPFSLLKTLPLRWRIRSTLLLLLPLSLAGVWALGMTPAALAGFSAGMAGLLLLATLWLEQQVSRPVERMCQQALSVATGANHKVDPMDRVDEIGVTLRAIGQLGLMFRWLVDDVSGQAINVLSASDAIARSNSELSRRTEQAAANVQQTAATMNEMTATVKSNTETASEVNMLSADTSNAAIKGGNVMNEMMGIMGEIADSSKRIANITSVIDGIAFQTNILALNAAVEAARAGEQGKGFAVVAGEVRSLAQRSAKAASEIKTLVETSASRVQSGNSHASAAGMTMQDIVSQVQNVTALIAQISAATAEQATALSEVSTAVEDLDDITHQNAARVTESAEASDRMTHQANRLVEAISVFR; translated from the coding sequence ATGCGTAACAATCAACCTGTCTCTCAGCATGAATATCTGTTTGACGATCATGCGACCCTGATGTCGACCACCGATCTCAATAGCTATATCACCTACGCAAATGATGCCTTTATCGACGTGAGTGGATTCACTGCCGACGAGATCAATGGACAGCCGCATAACCTCGTCCGTCATCCCGATATGCCGCCAGAAGCCTTTGCCGACATGTGGGCGACGTTAAAACAGGGCGAACCCTGGACCGCGCTGGTCAAAAACCGCCGTAAAAATGGCGATCACTACTGGGTAAGAGCGAACGCCATTCCGGTCGTGCGTGACGGCAAAGTGCAGGGCTACATGTCAGTGCGGACCAAACCGACGGCAGAAGAGGTGCGGCAGAGCGAAGCGCGCTATCAGGATTTTCGCGAGGGACGTGCCAGAGGACGACGCTTTTACAAAGGCCTGCTGATCCACAGCGGCTGGCGTCGTCCGTTTTCTCTTCTGAAGACGCTGCCCCTGCGCTGGCGGATCCGCAGCACCCTGCTGCTGCTGCTGCCGCTCTCCCTCGCCGGCGTCTGGGCGCTGGGCATGACGCCGGCGGCGCTGGCGGGCTTCAGCGCGGGCATGGCAGGTCTGCTTCTGCTCGCCACTCTGTGGCTGGAGCAGCAGGTGTCGCGTCCTGTCGAACGGATGTGTCAGCAGGCGCTGAGCGTCGCGACCGGAGCGAATCACAAAGTAGACCCGATGGATCGGGTGGATGAGATCGGCGTGACCCTGCGCGCTATCGGCCAGCTCGGTCTGATGTTTCGCTGGCTGGTGGATGATGTCAGCGGTCAGGCGATCAATGTCTTAAGCGCCAGCGACGCCATCGCCCGCAGTAACAGTGAGCTGAGCCGCCGGACCGAGCAGGCCGCCGCCAACGTGCAGCAGACGGCCGCCACCATGAACGAAATGACCGCCACGGTGAAGAGCAACACCGAAACGGCCAGCGAAGTGAATATGCTGTCGGCCGACACCAGCAACGCCGCCATCAAAGGCGGTAACGTGATGAACGAGATGATGGGCATCATGGGCGAAATTGCCGACAGTTCAAAGCGGATCGCTAATATTACCAGCGTGATCGACGGCATTGCTTTCCAGACCAATATTCTGGCGCTCAACGCCGCTGTCGAAGCGGCGCGGGCAGGCGAGCAGGGCAAAGGTTTTGCGGTGGTGGCAGGGGAAGTACGCAGCCTCGCGCAGCGCAGCGCCAAAGCCGCCAGCGAAATCAAAACGCTGGTGGAAACCAGCGCCAGCCGCGTTCAGTCGGGCAATAGTCACGCCAGCGCGGCGGGCATGACCATGCAGGATATCGTCTCACAGGTGCAGAACGTGACCGCGCTGATTGCCCAGATCAGCGCCGCGACCGCGGAACAGGCGACGGCGCTCAGCGAGGTCAGCACTGCGGTGGAAGATCTTGATGACATCACTCATCAGAATGCCGCCCGCGTGACCGAAAGCGCCGAGGCGTCCGATCGTATGACCCATCAGGCTAACCGTCTGGTGGAGGCGATCAGCGTCTTCCGTTAA
- the murP gene encoding PTS N-acetylmuramic acid transporter subunit IIBC, whose protein sequence is MARITEALLREILQAVGGAQNIAACGHCMTRLRLTLNQPEQADVKRLKSLSGVLGVIDSDAQLQIVVGPGKAQTAAEGMQELLAQDDTARPPQDDAVALSQLAAQKKQQLRAKQTSGVHQFLSRFATIFTPLIPGFIGAGLLLGFATLIEQSLHLNAPGDHAPWLLHTVAYMKVFGKGLFTFLSILIGYNAQKAFGGSGVNGAIIASLFVLGYVPTATTGYYSGMESFFGLTIDPRGNIIGVLMAAMIGAWIEKQLRRIIPDNLDMILTSLFTLLITGAITYLLIMPLGGELFKGMSWLFIHLNNNPFGCAVLAGLFLIAVMFGIHQGFIPVYFALMETQGFNSLFPILAMAGAGQVGASLALWCKAEKDALLRAQIKGAIVPGLLGVGEPLIYGVTLPRLKPFITACGGGALGGFFIGLVAWLGLPVGMNTVFGPSGLVTLPLMTSSQGIFAGMAVYLAGLIVAWTGGFLLTWWFGCRGVDLS, encoded by the coding sequence ATGGCCAGAATCACCGAAGCACTGTTGCGTGAGATCCTGCAGGCGGTCGGTGGCGCGCAGAATATCGCGGCCTGTGGTCACTGTATGACGCGGCTCCGGCTTACGCTTAATCAGCCGGAGCAGGCGGATGTGAAGCGGTTAAAAAGCCTGTCCGGCGTGCTGGGCGTTATCGACAGCGACGCCCAGTTACAGATCGTTGTCGGCCCCGGTAAAGCGCAGACCGCCGCTGAGGGAATGCAGGAGCTGCTGGCGCAGGATGACACCGCCCGGCCACCGCAGGATGACGCGGTGGCACTCAGCCAGCTGGCGGCGCAGAAAAAGCAGCAGCTCAGGGCGAAACAGACCAGCGGCGTGCATCAGTTTCTGTCACGCTTCGCGACCATCTTCACGCCGCTGATCCCCGGCTTCATCGGTGCCGGGCTGCTGCTGGGCTTTGCAACATTGATAGAACAGAGTCTCCATCTCAATGCACCCGGCGATCATGCGCCCTGGCTGCTGCACACCGTGGCCTACATGAAGGTCTTTGGCAAAGGGCTGTTCACCTTTCTCAGCATCCTGATTGGCTACAACGCACAGAAGGCGTTTGGCGGCAGCGGCGTGAACGGCGCGATTATCGCCTCGCTGTTTGTGCTCGGCTATGTGCCGACCGCCACGACCGGCTACTACAGCGGCATGGAGAGCTTTTTCGGCCTGACGATCGACCCGCGCGGTAACATTATCGGCGTGCTGATGGCGGCGATGATCGGCGCATGGATTGAGAAACAGCTGCGCAGAATCATTCCCGACAATCTCGATATGATCCTCACTTCGCTGTTTACCCTGCTGATCACGGGCGCTATCACCTATCTGCTGATCATGCCGCTGGGTGGCGAACTGTTTAAAGGGATGTCGTGGCTGTTTATCCATCTCAACAACAACCCCTTTGGCTGTGCGGTGCTGGCGGGTCTGTTCCTGATCGCGGTGATGTTCGGCATCCATCAGGGCTTTATCCCGGTCTACTTTGCGCTGATGGAGACGCAGGGCTTCAACTCACTGTTCCCGATTCTGGCGATGGCTGGTGCAGGGCAGGTCGGCGCCTCGCTGGCCCTGTGGTGTAAAGCCGAAAAGGACGCGCTGCTGCGGGCGCAGATCAAAGGGGCGATTGTGCCGGGTCTGCTGGGCGTCGGTGAACCGCTGATTTACGGGGTGACGCTGCCGCGCCTCAAGCCCTTTATCACCGCCTGTGGCGGCGGGGCGCTGGGCGGCTTCTTCATCGGCCTGGTGGCGTGGCTGGGGCTGCCGGTCGGGATGAACACCGTCTTCGGGCCGTCCGGGCTGGTCACGCTGCCGCTGATGACCTCCAGCCAGGGGATCTTTGCCGGTATGGCCGTTTATCTGGCGGGGCTGATTGTGGCCTGGACCGGCGGCTTCCTGCTGACCTGGTGGTTTGGCTGCCGGGGTGTCGATCTGAGCTGA